A stretch of the Longimicrobium sp. genome encodes the following:
- a CDS encoding amino acid permease yields the protein MPELPFARDAAIIDQQRAAAERAETAREAGADRLPRSLGVWSAAAVLVGSTIGSGIFRIVGGENGVAARVGTVGAMSLLWVVGALVALMGALAIAELATMFPRSGGIYVFIREGYGPLPAFLFGWTELLVIRPSALGAIAVLFAEYAGRFFGYGDLGTRLVAAGAILLLGLANLRSVKWAAAVQDLSTAAKVLAIAGLAVAAFLLAEPGQGALAGPIDWQPITWAGFGLALVSVMWAYDGWADLTFISGEVKDPARTLPRAIIGGVLAIVAIYIAVNAAYLYVLTVPEMVGSKLVAADTATKVFGAVGSSVVAAMVMLSAFGALNGSMMTGPRIFYAMADDGNFFPQIAAVHPRFKTPYAAILLAVALGIAYVSFRTFEQLADAFILGIWPFYALAVGAVYILRRTRPDHPRPYRTWGYPVVPAVFLLASVGMLLNALISDPVITLICFGVILAGIPVYLIWKGAARA from the coding sequence ATGCCGGAACTCCCCTTCGCGCGCGACGCCGCGATCATCGACCAGCAGCGTGCCGCCGCCGAGCGCGCCGAGACCGCGCGCGAGGCCGGCGCCGACCGGCTGCCGCGCAGCCTGGGCGTGTGGAGCGCCGCGGCGGTGCTGGTCGGCTCCACCATCGGCAGCGGCATCTTCCGCATCGTGGGCGGCGAGAACGGCGTGGCGGCGCGCGTGGGCACCGTGGGCGCCATGTCGCTGCTCTGGGTCGTCGGCGCGCTGGTGGCGCTGATGGGCGCGCTGGCCATCGCCGAGCTCGCGACCATGTTCCCGCGCTCGGGCGGCATCTACGTCTTCATCCGCGAGGGCTACGGGCCGCTCCCCGCTTTCCTCTTCGGCTGGACCGAGCTGCTGGTGATCCGCCCCAGCGCGCTGGGCGCCATCGCCGTGCTCTTCGCCGAGTACGCCGGCCGCTTCTTCGGCTACGGCGACCTGGGGACGCGGCTCGTCGCCGCCGGGGCCATCCTCCTGCTGGGACTCGCGAATCTCCGCTCGGTGAAGTGGGCGGCCGCGGTGCAGGACCTCAGCACCGCCGCCAAGGTGCTGGCGATCGCGGGCCTCGCCGTCGCCGCGTTCCTGCTGGCCGAGCCGGGGCAGGGGGCGCTCGCCGGGCCGATCGACTGGCAGCCGATCACGTGGGCGGGCTTCGGCCTCGCGCTGGTGTCGGTGATGTGGGCGTACGACGGGTGGGCGGACCTCACCTTCATCTCCGGCGAGGTGAAGGACCCCGCGCGGACGCTGCCGCGCGCCATCATCGGCGGCGTGCTGGCGATCGTGGCCATCTACATCGCCGTGAACGCCGCCTACCTGTACGTGCTGACCGTGCCGGAGATGGTGGGATCGAAGCTGGTCGCGGCGGACACGGCGACCAAGGTGTTCGGCGCCGTCGGCTCGTCCGTCGTCGCGGCGATGGTGATGCTCTCCGCGTTCGGCGCGCTGAACGGCTCGATGATGACGGGCCCGCGCATCTTCTACGCGATGGCCGACGACGGCAACTTCTTCCCGCAGATCGCCGCGGTGCATCCGCGGTTCAAGACGCCGTACGCCGCCATCCTGCTGGCGGTGGCGCTGGGGATCGCGTACGTCTCCTTCCGCACCTTCGAGCAGCTGGCCGACGCGTTCATCCTGGGCATCTGGCCGTTCTACGCGCTGGCGGTGGGCGCCGTGTACATCCTGCGCCGCACCCGCCCCGACCACCCGCGCCCGTACCGCACCTGGGGCTATCCCGTCGTCCCCGCCGTCTTCCTGCTCGCCTCGGTGGGAATGCTGTTGAACGCGCTGATCAGCGACCCGGTCATCACGCTCATCTGCTTCGGCGTGATCCTGGCCGGCATCCCCGTCTACCTGATCTGGAAGGGCGCGGCGCGCGCGTGA